Genomic DNA from Salinibacter pepae:
ACCGTGAGGCGAGGGGTGGCGCGCCAGCGCAGGCTCACGAAGGCCCCGACGGACTGGTCGCCGTGCACCCCATCCCGATTGCTGTCGACCCCACGAAGCCCGGCGGAGGCGCCGCCGGTCACCCGGACGCCATTCCACGTGTGGGCCCCCTGCCCCTGCACCCGAAGGCGACGGCTGATGTGGGTGTTGGCACCCACGTCGGGATTGTACGTGTACCGGTCGCGGTGCTGCTTGCCGAAGAGTTGCACCTGCCAGGGCGTGTTCGTCGCGTCGGAACTTGACAGACGGCTCTGGAGCCAGAACGTGGAGGTTGCCTCCCGGGCCCGATCCGTGGCAAAATCCGAGTAGAAGTGGTAGGCCCCGAACTCGCGATCGTCCACCCCGGCTCGGGTATAGAGCGTCGCGCCCTCAAGGTCCTGCGACACGGCCGCCGTGGCCGTCCGCCGCTCAAAGTCCGTCTGCACGGTGCTTGAGAGATTGCGTCCCTCCGGCGGCGGGGACGCCGACACACGCCGGCCGTCGCTTCCCTGCACCGCGGCCGCCGCGCTCACGGTCGTCCGGTCCCCCGCGGTACGGGCCGCGGCGCCCATGTCGTAGAAATTGTTCTTTCCGTACCGGCTGTCAACCCGCGCCGCGGGGCCGTCCTGCCGGACGTCCTCCCTGCGGAGGGCCGTCTTCGTAATGAGGTGGACCACCCCGCCGAGGGCGTCGGGGCCGTAGAGGGCCGTCGCCGGGCCGTGGAGCACCTCCACGCGGGCAATTTCCGAGAGGGGCACCGGCAGGTCCATCAAGAAGTGGCCCGTGTACGGGTCGTTGATGCGGGCGCCGTCCAGCAGCAGCAGGACGCCGTTGAAGGTGGAGCCCCGCATCGTGAGGTCGCTCTGCACGCCAAACCCGCCCCGGCTCTTCACGTCGAGCCCCGCCGCGACGTTGAGCAGCTGATCCACGCTGTTGACGGAGAGGGACTGGATGTCTTGCTGCGTGTACACGCTCACGCGGCGCCCCGTCTCCCGCACCGCCGAGGCCACGCGGGAGGCCGTCACCACGACGCTATCGGCCATCTGCACGCGAAACGCCACGTCGGACGTGTCCTGGGCCCGGACGGGCACGGCGAGCAGCAGAACAAGAAGGCACGGAAGAAACAGTCGAACGGAACGCATACCAGGGCAAGGATGAGTGCAACGATGAACCGGCGGCGCCCAACGACTGCCCTGGCGGGCGGATCCGCCCCCCCTCCGGAAATTCGTTGAAGACGTGTAACGCCTCCTCTCCCTGCGATTACGGAGGATCCTACGCCGAACGCCGCTAATTTTGAAGCACTGCGTACAGATACACTTTCGTCGCTTTCTTGTCCCACCGGTTCGTAAAACATGTCCGATACGCTGGCCACCATTTCCGCCGACGACCTCAAAGGCAAACTTGAAGGGGAGCACCCGCCGGTTCTCATCAATACCCTGCCGCGAAAGGCCCACGCGGCGACTCACATTCCAGGCTCCGTCAACGTTCCGGTGGATGAGATCGACCGGATGGAGGCACTCGTCCCCAACAAGGACGAGCCCGTCGTCGTGTACTGCGCCAACGCGGGGTGCGACGTCTCCCTCAAGGCGGCCCACGCCCTGGAGGACAAGGGCTACACGAACGTGATCGACTTCGAGGACGGCTACGCCGGGTGGCGGCAGGCGGGCTACCCGCTGGTCGGCGAGAAGCGCTAGCCGCACGTCCGGCGGCGTCACAGCCCTCATGGACGGGGACGGCCGCCCCCGGCGGGCCCGCGGCACCACACGCCGGACTGATCTGTTGGGACGGCCGGACTCTCCCTCCCAAATTCCCCGTGCGCATGCGCCACGTTCGTGTCGCCGTCCTGCTCGGCCTCTGCGCCGTCGCCCTGCGCCTCGCGCCCCCCGTGCTGGCCCAAGAGCGTGCCGCCCTAAACGGGTACGTGCGCGACGCCGAGACCGGGGAAACCCTGCTCCAGGCCAACGTCGTGGTCGAGGGCACCGGCCGCGGCGCCGCCACCAACAACGACGGCTACTATACGCTCCAGGGCCTCCCGCCCGGCCCGCAGACCATCGTATTCTCCTACCTCGGCTACCAGACCCGCACGGAGACGGTCCCCCTCACGGCCGGCGAGACGACGCGCCTCGACGTGGAGCTCGCGCCCGCCGACCTGCAGACGGAGGAGGTCGTCGTGACCGGCGAGCAGGACGATGCCGGCGAGCAACGCATGGGGGTGGACAAGCTCCCCGTCGCGACGATCACCGAACTGCCGTCCGTCCTGACGCCGGATGTCTTCCGCTCCCTCGCCCTCCTGCCGGGCGTCACCACGGCCTCGGACTACTCCAGCAACCTGTACATCCGGGGCGGCGGGCCGGCCCAGACCCTCATCCAGCTCGACCGCACGACCGTCTACAACCCGACCCACTTCTTCGGGTTCTTCTCCACGTTCAACCCCGACGCCATCAAGGACGTGCAGCTCTACAAGGGCACCTACCCGGCCGAGTACGGGGGGCGGCTGGGGAGCGTGGTCGACATCTACAACAAGGACGGAAACCGGCGCGAGACCACCGGGGGCCTCAGCCTCAGCAGCCTGGCGACCCGGGGCTACATCGAAGGGCCCTACGGCGGCAGCGACGACGACCCGGCGGGCTCCTACATGGTGGCCGTGCGCCGCTCCACCCTCGAGCCGCTGCTCGCGGTCCTGGACGACGTGGACGGCCTCCCCGACACCTTCTACTTCTACGACGTGAACGCGAAGGCGACCTACGACGCGGGCCCCGACGACGACCTCTCGCTGGCCGTGTATGGGGGGCAGGACCAGCTCTTCCTGCGGCCCGGCGACGGGCAGGAGTTCGACGTGGACTACGGCAACCGGACCCTCAGCGCCGACTGGACGCACCTCTTCTCCGACCGGCTGTTCTCGACGCTCACGGTCGCGGGCTCCCGCTACGAAAGCACGCCGGTGTTCGAGCTCGGCGGGACCCGCTTCACCCAGACGAACGAGGTGCGCGACGCGTCCCTCAAGGCGGGCGTGGAGTACGTGCCCGGGGACCAGCACACCGTGGAGGCCGGGCTGCACGCCAGCCGCCTCACGTTCCAGTTGCGGAGCACGTTCGACGGGGACGAAACCTTCAACCAGCGCCTACAGGGCGAGCAGGCCGCCCTGTACCTGAAGGACACCTACACCCCGACTTCGGACTGGACGATCCGGGGGGGCCTCAGGGCGACCTACTTTTCGGAGGGGGACTACCTGCGGCTTGCCCCCCGGCTCTCGGTCGAGCACGACCTGACGTCGTCGGTCCAGCTGCAGGCCGCCTACGGCCGCTACCACCAGTTCCTGACGCTGGAGACGAGTCAGCTCTTCACGGCCTTCGACTCCTGGCTCATGACCGACGAGGGCCTGCTCCCCTCCTACGGAGACCAGATTGCATTGGGCGTCAACGCCCAGGTGGGCGACGCGTGGCGGCTGGACGTGGAGGGCTACGCCCGCACCATGCGGGACCTGTTCGAGCTGGATCCCTTTCTGCCCGACCCGGCGGGCGTCCCGTACGCCGATCGGTTTCAGGGGGGCGACGGGCGGGCCTACGGCACGGAGGTGCTCATCCGACGCCCGGAGGGCCGCCTGAACGGCTTTCTGAGCTACACCCTCAGCCGCACCGAGCGGCGCTTCCCAAACATCAACCGGTCCGAGGCGGGCACCCCGCAGTACTACCCGCCCAACTTCGACCGCACGCACGAGCTTACGCTCGCCCTGAACTACCACCTCACCGACCAGTGGCGGGTGTCCGGCACCTTCAACTACGCCACCGGCCAGGCCTACACGCGGCCCGAGCAGCGCTACGAGCTGGTGGACAGTCCCTTTTCGTTCAGTCCGGGGGTGGGAGGGGCCCAAAACGTACTCGTGAGTCCCTTCAACAACGCGCGCCTGCCCCCTTATCACCGGCTCGACGTGGGCGTGGCCCGGACGGGGCAATTTTTGGGGATTGCCGAGTATGAACTGCAACTGCAGGCCATCAACGCCTATGCGCGGCGCAACGTCTGGTTTTACCAGTTCGAGAACGAGTCGGACGGCACGCTCGACCGAAACGTAACGCCCCAGATTCCCATTCCGGTGCCGAATGTGTCGTTCTCCCTCACGTTCTGACCCGGCGCGTCCTGTCTCGTGCCCCCCAATTGCCCATTCGCATTCATGCGCCGTCTGGTGTTTCCCCTTCTGCCCGTGCTCTTTGCGGCCGGGCTCATCGGCTGCGACACGGCCGCCCCCACCCCCGAGACGCAGGTCGTCGTGGAGGCCTATCTGCAGGGCGGGGCCGCGATGCCCCCGATTCGCCTCACCCGTAGCGTCGGCACGAACGAGGCCTATGGGGCATCCGAGACGGCCGTGCGCGGGGCCACCGTGGAGGTACACCGCCTGAGCGACGGGGGGACGCCCACCGACACGATCGGCTTTACCGAACAGGAGCCGGGCCTATACCGGCCCGACACTTCGTCACGAGTGCGGCCCCGCGCGACCTACGAGCTGTCCGTCACCACGCCGGACGGAACGGGCCTTTCCGCCACCACCACCGTGCCGGACACGATCTCGATCGTGGACGCCACGAACACGACGGCGGTGCACGGGGCCCCCACCCGACAGCCCGCCTTCACCATCACCCCCCCGATGAGCGACCGCGAGCAGCAGGCTGTGCTCGTCATCACGGCCACCTCGCTGGCCGACTTCGGGCGGCCGGCGTCCCAGTTGGCCCGCGGCCTGACGCCGTTTTACGCAGACCTCTACACCCCGGACGAGGACAGCATTCGCACCTACCGCACCACCTCCTCGGGCGTCCGGAACGAAGCGAACTTCACCCGCGACGCGAACGGCCGAATCACGACGGACCTGCCGTGGATCTCCGTGGCGTTTTACGGCCCGAACGAGATCGGCGTCCACGTCATCGACGACAACCTGTTCAACCTCATCCGCTCCCAGCAGGCCCAGTCGCCGGGCGGGCCGGGCGGCGGGCTCGGCCCCGGGGAAATTCCGAACGTCATCGAGGACGTGGAGGGCGGCACCGGCGTCTTTGCCAGCTACGCAAAGGCCACCCGGGACGTCACGATTCAGTGCCCGCCCTCGCTCGCCCCGGACGAGTGCCCGGCCTTCGCGGCGTTCCCGTAGCCGCTCGGCCCCGACGAGGGCCGCCGGCCCGGTGCGGCTACGCCTCGGACGGGCGCCCCGACTCCACCTGCGCCTGCTTCCGCTCCCCAATGTACCCCCCCACGAGGGACGCGACGAGGCCGATGACGAGGACGAGGGCCATGCGCCCGTAGGAGAGGATGTTGGCCCCGCCGAGCGCGACGACGAAGACATCGATCAGGAGAACGAGCGTGATGAGGCCCGCGACGGCCGCCTCGTACGACGTGTCGCCCGGCGAGCGGAACGCACAGACGTACCCGGTGGCCTCCAGCCCCAGAAAGACGACGAGCAGCATCACCCAGGCGTAGGGCGCGTCGATGGCGGCCGCCGGGTTGCCGAAGAGGCCGAAGCCCCAGATTACGAAGTTCACCAGGAACAGGCTCACGGCGAACCCGAGGATGGTGCCGGCCATGACCCAGTCCCAGGACAGCGCCGCGGACTCCGATTCGGCGTAGGTCCGCTGCAGCGTCTCCCCGGCCCACGCCCCCCCAAACGTCAGGACGAGCCCGTTGAGGAAGGCAACGACCATCGTGTACGTGAACGCCCCGTCGCTCACCAGGGGATCGAACGCCTGCAGGCCGAGTGCCGAGATGATGAAGTAGGCCGCCACGGCCACCAGCACCGCGGCCAGGGCCGGCTCCAGCACCGTCTCGCCCTCGCTCAGGGCCCCGTAGGTCGCCCCCGCGAGGATGAAGCCGGAGATCATGGCGAGCAGGGGAAAGGTGGGCGCGCCCAGCGCATTTCCGGTCATCCAGGTGAAGAGGACGACGAACACCACACCGGTAAGGAAGGACCCGACGATGGCCCGGGGATCAAAGCGAAAGGCAGAACGGGTAGACATTGCGTATCGGAATTCAGCTCATGAAGGGTCGGGTGAGAGAGCATACGGAGCCGGGAGCACGCACTTGGCCCGACCGGTGCTCCGTCACCCCCCAATATAAGAATGCAAAGTTCAGAAGAAAGCCGAGTGAACGCTTGGGGGCCAGCCGGTTCGACGGCCGCCGCCGCCCGCGTCTGCCCCCCGATCCACTTGGTTAAATCCGCATGACCCCATCGGAACCCCTTGTTTCGGAGCAGGTGGGACGATACACTACACAGTTCCGAGGGCAAAAGCAGTGTCTGGAGGTACAGGCGCTGTTTCGGGCACATCGACGTGTGTTCCCTTGGTGGCGGGGGCTGTTCCCCGTCACGGTCTTTTCTCCCCACACGGCCTCGTCGCCTGCGAGCGTCGGCCCTGCCCGTGAGGCATCGCTGCAGGGCCCCGCTGTGCTCGCGTCGCCCCGCACTGACTGCCGACCAGCCTGCCTGCTTCATGGATTCTACCGCTCCCTCTCGCCGCGTCGTCGTTACCGGCCTCGGGGCCCTCACGCCGCTTGGCCACTCCGTCGATGAGTTCTGGGACGGCCTCCTGGCCGGCAGGAGCGGGGCGGGCCCCATCACCAAATTCGACGCGTCGGACGTCCGCACCAAAATCGCGTGTGAGGTTTCGGGCTTCGACCCCACCGACTACATGGACGCGAAGCTGGCCGAACGCCAGGACCCGTTCAGCCAGTACGCCCTGGCCGTCGCCCAACAGGCCTTCGACGACGCGGACCTCGACACCGACGCCCTCGCCCCGGAGACGCGGGACGACATCGGGGTGATCTTCGGCACGGGCGTGGGCGGCAGCGACCTGTTTGTCGACTCGGTGCTCGACCTCGACGAGAACGGGGCGCGGCACATCTCTCCCTTCTTCGTGCCCATGATGATCAGCAACATGGCCGCCGGCCTGATTGCCATGGAGCACACGCTGCGCGGCCCCAACCACTGCGTCGTGAGCGCGTGCGCCACCGGCAACGACGCCATCACCGACGGGCTCCTGCTCCTGCGCCAGGGCCACGCCCGGGCCATGCTCGTGGGCGGCACGGAGGCGTCGATCAACGAGCTCTGCGTCGGGGGCTTCGCCTCGATGCGGGCCCTGTCGACCCGCAACGACGCGCCCACGAAGGCGAGCCGCCCGTTCGACGCGGCCCGGGACGGGTTCGTGCCCGCCGAGGGCGCCGGCGCCCTCATGCTCGAGACGCTGGAGCACGCCCGCGAACGGGACGCCACCATCTACGCCGAGGTGGCGGGCGTGGGGAAGTCAAACGACGCCCACCACTACGCCGCCCCCGACCCGGACGGACGGGGGGCCGCCCTGGCCATGGACAAGGCGCTCGACGACGCCGGCCTGGCCCCGACCGACGTGCAGCACATCAACATGCACGCCACCTCCACCCCCGTCGGCGACGTGATCGAGTCGGACGCCGTGAAGCAGGTGTTTGGCGATCACGCCGCCGCCCTCAACCTGTCCGCCACCAAGAGCATGACCGGCCACATGCTCGGCGCCGCCGGCACGGCCGAGGCCATCGCGTCGATCCTCGCGATCCGCGACGGGCGCGTGCCCCCCACCATCAACCACGAGACGCCGGGCGAGGACTGTGACCTCAACTACACCCCCAACGAGGCGGTGGACCGCGACGTCTCGGCGGCCCTCACCAACGCCTTCGGGTTTGGCGGCCACAACACCACGATTGCGGTCACGGCGTTTGAGGACTAATCGTCGGCCGCTCCCTGTCGCTCCCCTTCCGTGACCCATGAGTGATCCGTGAGCAGCCCGCCCTCTGCCTCACGGGTGCGCCCCGCAATGCCCTCCCTCCCCGACAACCTCGGCGGCGTCGCCGACCTGCTCGACATTGCGATCGAGACGGCCACCCCCGAGCGCGTCGTCGCGACCATGCCGGTCACGCCCGACCACCATCAGCCGTTCGGGCTGTTGCACGGGGGCGTGAGCGTGGTTCTGGCCGAGACGGCGGCCAGCGTCGGGGGGAGCCTGGCGGCGCCGGACGGACGAGCGGCGGCGGGCCTCGAGGTGAATGCCAACCACGTGCGCCCCGTGCGGGACGGCACGCTGACGGCCACGGCCGCCCCCCTCCACACCGGGCGCACCACACAGGTGTGGGAGATCAAAATCCGGAACGCAGACGATCAACTCGTGTGCGCAAGCCGTTGCACACTGGCCCTCGTCGATCAAACCGATGCCCCCTCGGCGGCGTGAGGGATCGAGCCCCCTTCATCTCGACGTCTCCTCCCGATGCCCGACGCTTCGCTCCCCGGCGTTCACCACATCACGGCCCTGTCCGGCGACGCCCAGGAGAATCTCGACTTCTACGCGGGCGTGCTCGGCCTGCGCCGGGTCAAGACGACCGTCAACTTCGACGACCCGACCACGCACCACCTCTACTACGGCGACGCCTCGGGCCATCCCGGAACCACGCTGACCTTCTTCCCCTGGCCGCAAGCGACGAGCGGACGGAGCGGGGCGGGCATGGTGCAGGCCGTGGCGTTTGCCGTGCCCGAGGGCGCCCTGTCCGGGTGGCGCGACCACCTCGACGCGCACGGCATCGAGCCGGAACTGAAGACCCGCTTCGGCGAACAGCGCCTCCACTTTGCGGGCCCGAGTGGCCTGCCGCTGGCCCTGGTGGCCACCGACGCCGCCGGGGACGCCGCGCCCTGGACCAACGGCCCCGTCCCCGCCGGCCTCGCGATCCGGGGGCTCCACGCGCCCGTCCTGCCCGTCTTTGCCGACGACCGCACCCCGGAGCTCTTCACGGACGTGTTCGGCTGGACCCGGGCCGGCGCGGACGGCGACCTCGTGCGTCTTCACGGCCCCGGACCGGGCGCCGGCACCGCGGTGGACCTGCTCGTGCGCGACCGACACCCGTCCGGCCGCATGGGCCGGGGCGCCGTGCACCACATCGCCTTCCGGGCCCCGGACGACGCGGCCCAACGGGCGTGGCAGTCCCGCCTGCGGGAGCACGGCCTCCAGGTGACCGACGTGAAGGACCGCCACTACTTCCGCTCCGTCTACTTCCGCGACCCGGACCGGACATCGGGGCTGCTTTTTGAGATCTCCACGGACGGGCCCGGCTTTTACGTCGACGAGGACGAGGCGGAGCTCGGCCGGTCCCTCGCGCTGCCGGAGCACCTCGAGCCGCGCCGCGCCGACCTGGAGAGCGCCCTCCCCACGCTCACCGCTCCCTAACACCGCCGGCCCTCTTCCCCTTCCCTCTTCTTCCGATGAGCACCGACGCCATCCACCAGGGCCAGCCCGTCCACACCGGCGGGGCCCCGCTCGACGACGCGCAGGCCGGCCTCGTGCTTCTGCACGGGCGCGGCGCCTCCGCCCAGGGCATGCTGCAGCTCGCCGACGACCTTGACGTGCCGGACGTTGCCCACCTTGCCCCCCAGGCCCGAATGCGCTCGTGGTACCCCCAGTCGTTCATGGCCCCCCGCGACCAAAACGAGCCCGAACTCTCCTCCGCCCTCGACACCGTCGGCACCGTGCTCAACGATGTACGCGAGGCCGGCCTCGGCCCCGACCGCACCGTCCTGCTTGGGTTTTCGCAGGGCGCCTGCCTCGCCACGACGTACGCCGCCCAGCGCCCGCAGCGGTACGGCGGCGTGGTGGGCCTCAGCGGCGGCCTCATCGGCCCCGAAGGTGCCTCGTTCGACTACGACGGCTCGCTCGACGCCACCCCGGTCTTTCTGGGCTGCAGCGACCAGGACCCCTACATCCCTCGGGCCCGCGTGGCGGAGACCGCCGAGGTGCTCCGGGGCCTGGACGCGGAGGTCACGACCCGAATCTACGAGGGGCTGGGCCACACCACCAACGACGACGAACTCCAGCGCGTCCGATCGCTCCTCCACGACGTCGCGGCGACCGACTCGTAAGCCGTCGGCCCTCTCGGGGACAGGCGGGTTGTGGACGCTCCGGTGGGGACGGAGGCCCCGAACCATCGGTTTCCAGGCTAGCCGGAATCGTCTCTCGTCCAGGCCCCCCAGCTTCCCGACGGGTCCCGCCTACACCAGACTCGTCTCCGACAGCCTCGCTACCCAATACATGTCCCCTCCCGACTGGGCCAAGCACGCCGTCTTCTACCAGATCTTCCCCGACCGCTTCGCTCGGAGCGGCGCGGTGAGCGCCCAGGAGAACACCGCGCTCAAACCCTGGAGCGCCCCGCCCGAGGAGCAGGGCTTTCAGGGCGGCGACCTCTACGGGATTGCCGACCGGCTCGACTACCTCGACGCCCTGGGCGTGACCGCCCTCTACCTGAATCCCATCTTCGCCTCGGCGGCCAACCACCGCTACCACACGTACGACTACTACGAGGTGGACCCGCTGCTCGGCGGCAATGACGCCCTGCGGACGCTGCTCGACGCCACCCACGCCCGGGGCATGCGCGTCGTGTTGGACGGCGTGTTCAACCACGCCAGCCGGGGCTTCTGGCCGTTCCACCACGTCCTCGAAAACGGCCCCGACTCCCCCTACGTCGACTGGTTCAAGATTGAGGACTGGCCCCTCCGGCCGTACGCCGCCGACCGGCCCCACAACTACGCCGCCTGGCACGACATTCCCGCCCTGCCGGAACTCAACACCGACCACCCGCCGGTGCGGGACTTCCTCTTCGACGTGGCCCGGCACTGGGTCGACTTCGGGATCGACGGGTGGCGCCTCGACGTGCCCCGCGAGATCGAGACGGACGGCTTCTGGGAAGACTTTCGCGGTGTCGTCAAGGACGCCGATCCGGACGCCTACCTCGTGGGCGAAATCTGGGACGAGGCCCCGGCCTGGCTGCAGGGCGACCGGTTCGACGGGCTCATGAACTACCCGCTGCTCGACATCACCCTTGGCTTCTTCGGGGCCGGGTCGTTGCGCGACTACTCGAAGGCCCACCTCACGTTCGATCCGCTCGACGCCCCGGCGTTCGCCCGTGAGCTTGAGCGGCTCCTGGCCCTCTACGACTGGGAGGCCACCTGTGCCCAGCTCAACCTGCTCGACAGCCACGACATGGCCCGGGCGCAGTGGATCCTGAACGAAGACACCGATGCGCTCCGCCAGGCGGTCCTCTTCCTCATGACAATGCCGGGCGCCCCCTGCATCTACTACGGCGACGAGATTGGTCTCTCGGCGGCCGGGGACCCGCACTGCCGCGAGGCCTTCCCGCGCGACGAGGCGGACTGGGACACGGACCTGCTCTCGTTCTACCAGTCGGCGACGGCCCTGCGCCACGAGCACGAGGTGCTGCGCACGGGCCGCGTCGAGGTCCTTCACGCCGACGCACGTGCGCTGGTGCTTCGGCGAACATTGGGCGACACGACGGCCCTCGTGGCCTTCAACGCCGGCCCCGAGTCCGTACAGGTCGACCTCGAGGCCGGCGCCCTGCCCGACAGCCCTCTCGCCCCCGCCTGGCCGCCGTCCGCCGAGGCGTCGCTTCCGGTTGCCTCGTCGTCGATGACCCTTTCCCTCTCGGGCCGGGAGACGCGCGTGTGGACGACGGCCTAATTCGGGGCTACGGCCGGAAGCGGGCGGCCACGCCTTTCCCGGCCTCTCCCCGCCCGTCCTCCCTCTTCGTCGCGCCGGCCCGGAGCAGCCGGTCGACGGCCCGGATCAGATCGGCCCGGGTGAACGGGTGGCGGAGGGCCGCATCAACCGCGTCGGACGGGGGGCGCGTCGCCCAGAGCGTCAACGTGGCGGGCGCCCCGGTGCGGCGGAGGGCGGCCCGGAAGGCCTCTTGCCCCTCTCCCTCGGGCAGGCGCCCAAGAACGAGCCCGCGGGGCGGACCGTGTCGCAGATGGACAGCCCCTTCTTCGCACGAGGCCGCCGTGGCCACCCGGCACCGCCGCCGCAGGCTCGACCGCAGAAACCGGCGGTGGTCGGCGCGTTGGTCCACCACGAGAACGGACGGCCGAGCTGCCCCGTCCGCCGGCGGGCAGACAAGCGTGGAAAGGAAGGGCCCGTTCGCCATGTCGAATCGCCTCGGTCCGTGCAACGCCAGCGCGAAGGTTCGCGGTCGACACCACGTGTCGGACGCCCTCTTCGCCCTCGGGACGCCCGCCGTTCTACGACACCGCTCCGTTCACCCTCCTGGCGGGGGCGGCGGCCTCAGCGCCGTCACCGCAATCGTGACCGTGGTTTCGCCGGAGGTCCATCCGTCCTGATCGGCCACCGTGTAGGTGTACTCGTCCGTCCCGGTAAAGCCCGGCTCGGGCGTGTAGGTCACCTCGCCGGTCGACTCATCGACGCGCACCGTTCCGTGGTCCGGTCCGTTCTGGACCTGCACCGTCGAGGCGTCGAGGCTGCCGTCCGGGTCCGCGTCGTTGGCCAGGACCGCCGTCGTCGTTGCCTCCCGCTCGGTCGTCTCGGCGCTGTCGTCGGCCGCCGTGGGCAGCCGGTGCCCCCCGGCCCCACAGCCCTGCGTCGTGCCCACCGCCATGACGGCGACGCCCTCGCGGCCGGCGGCGTAGACGTGACAGCCGACCCCCATCACCCGGCGGACCGGGGACACAGCCCCCGTAAGCTCTCTCAGGTGAAGGGTGCCCACGGCACGGAGTGCGGGGTCCGAGCCCCCTGTGTCGGGGCCGCCCTCATCCACCCGGTACACGTCGAGCCGCCCCTCGGGCCGGACGGCGTACACCAGTCCCGTCGGCTCGCCGGACACCTCCGGATCGTCTTCGTGCACGGAGATGCTGGTGTAGGCGGGCCCCTCTCGGCGGGCCAGCACGTCCCCGCTGGTCGCGTCGAGCACGGTCACCCCACCGGCGTCGGGGGCCAGAACCAGGCGCTCGCCGTCCAGAGCCGCCCCCGTTCGGGCCCGACGCTGATCCTGGCGTCCGTCCCCGAGGTCGAAGATCTGTGCGAAGGAGTCCTCCGTCTCGACCTCGCTGGAGTACACACCTCCACTCCGCCCGGCCACGAGCAGAGCCGTCGGCGTGGCATCCACCGACGCCAGGGCCGCGCCGGACATTGTCCGACGCGTCCTGTCGTCGAGGGCCTCACCAAACTCGGACAGCGCCTCCCCGCCCGACACGGCGTAGACCTCGTGCTCGTCGTCGCTCTCCGGTGCGCCCGCCACGCTGGTCCTGCCGGTGCCGGCCAGCCCGGCGACTGACACCTGTGGGGCCTCTCCCTCATTGACGGCCAATAGCGAGGCCGGGGTGCCCCGAAGGTCGCCGTCGTACGCGGAGGGGCGGAGCCCCCCGGCCACGTACAGGGCGCCGTCCTCGCTCCCCTGCGCCACGTCCT
This window encodes:
- a CDS encoding TonB-dependent receptor plug domain-containing protein, translating into MRSVRLFLPCLLVLLLAVPVRAQDTSDVAFRVQMADSVVVTASRVASAVRETGRRVSVYTQQDIQSLSVNSVDQLLNVAAGLDVKSRGGFGVQSDLTMRGSTFNGVLLLLDGARINDPYTGHFLMDLPVPLSEIARVEVLHGPATALYGPDALGGVVHLITKTALRREDVRQDGPAARVDSRYGKNNFYDMGAAARTAGDRTTVSAAAAVQGSDGRRVSASPPPEGRNLSSTVQTDFERRTATAAVSQDLEGATLYTRAGVDDREFGAYHFYSDFATDRAREATSTFWLQSRLSSSDATNTPWQVQLFGKQHRDRYTYNPDVGANTHISRRLRVQGQGAHTWNGVRVTGGASAGLRGVDSNRDGVHGDQSVGAFVSLRWRATPRLTVNQSTRVDYDPTYGTEPTPQLYVAYNLGPATLRAGGGRVVRAPNFLERFIDSPSNQGNADLTAETAWSGEVGVDVRLPANLSLSVTGFHRTTDNAIDYLRNEAEPVFEAQNLDRTTTTGLETELSFDRTLGAVGVSLDAAYTLLDASLDGQKRPSAYKYGLDAARHQLQGSASVRAGAVTLGLQGLWKDRLRDAPLATDRYGVVHGRLAYGTRLSGARTTLSVELRNAFDRQYSEIFDAPMPGRTLLVGAEVAL
- a CDS encoding rhodanese-like domain-containing protein, whose translation is MSDTLATISADDLKGKLEGEHPPVLINTLPRKAHAATHIPGSVNVPVDEIDRMEALVPNKDEPVVVYCANAGCDVSLKAAHALEDKGYTNVIDFEDGYAGWRQAGYPLVGEKR
- a CDS encoding TonB-dependent receptor; the protein is MRHVRVAVLLGLCAVALRLAPPVLAQERAALNGYVRDAETGETLLQANVVVEGTGRGAATNNDGYYTLQGLPPGPQTIVFSYLGYQTRTETVPLTAGETTRLDVELAPADLQTEEVVVTGEQDDAGEQRMGVDKLPVATITELPSVLTPDVFRSLALLPGVTTASDYSSNLYIRGGGPAQTLIQLDRTTVYNPTHFFGFFSTFNPDAIKDVQLYKGTYPAEYGGRLGSVVDIYNKDGNRRETTGGLSLSSLATRGYIEGPYGGSDDDPAGSYMVAVRRSTLEPLLAVLDDVDGLPDTFYFYDVNAKATYDAGPDDDLSLAVYGGQDQLFLRPGDGQEFDVDYGNRTLSADWTHLFSDRLFSTLTVAGSRYESTPVFELGGTRFTQTNEVRDASLKAGVEYVPGDQHTVEAGLHASRLTFQLRSTFDGDETFNQRLQGEQAALYLKDTYTPTSDWTIRGGLRATYFSEGDYLRLAPRLSVEHDLTSSVQLQAAYGRYHQFLTLETSQLFTAFDSWLMTDEGLLPSYGDQIALGVNAQVGDAWRLDVEGYARTMRDLFELDPFLPDPAGVPYADRFQGGDGRAYGTEVLIRRPEGRLNGFLSYTLSRTERRFPNINRSEAGTPQYYPPNFDRTHELTLALNYHLTDQWRVSGTFNYATGQAYTRPEQRYELVDSPFSFSPGVGGAQNVLVSPFNNARLPPYHRLDVGVARTGQFLGIAEYELQLQAINAYARRNVWFYQFENESDGTLDRNVTPQIPIPVPNVSFSLTF
- a CDS encoding DUF4249 domain-containing protein, which produces MRRLVFPLLPVLFAAGLIGCDTAAPTPETQVVVEAYLQGGAAMPPIRLTRSVGTNEAYGASETAVRGATVEVHRLSDGGTPTDTIGFTEQEPGLYRPDTSSRVRPRATYELSVTTPDGTGLSATTTVPDTISIVDATNTTAVHGAPTRQPAFTITPPMSDREQQAVLVITATSLADFGRPASQLARGLTPFYADLYTPDEDSIRTYRTTSSGVRNEANFTRDANGRITTDLPWISVAFYGPNEIGVHVIDDNLFNLIRSQQAQSPGGPGGGLGPGEIPNVIEDVEGGTGVFASYAKATRDVTIQCPPSLAPDECPAFAAFP
- the fabF gene encoding beta-ketoacyl-ACP synthase II yields the protein MDSTAPSRRVVVTGLGALTPLGHSVDEFWDGLLAGRSGAGPITKFDASDVRTKIACEVSGFDPTDYMDAKLAERQDPFSQYALAVAQQAFDDADLDTDALAPETRDDIGVIFGTGVGGSDLFVDSVLDLDENGARHISPFFVPMMISNMAAGLIAMEHTLRGPNHCVVSACATGNDAITDGLLLLRQGHARAMLVGGTEASINELCVGGFASMRALSTRNDAPTKASRPFDAARDGFVPAEGAGALMLETLEHARERDATIYAEVAGVGKSNDAHHYAAPDPDGRGAALAMDKALDDAGLAPTDVQHINMHATSTPVGDVIESDAVKQVFGDHAAALNLSATKSMTGHMLGAAGTAEAIASILAIRDGRVPPTINHETPGEDCDLNYTPNEAVDRDVSAALTNAFGFGGHNTTIAVTAFED
- a CDS encoding hotdog fold thioesterase, giving the protein MPSLPDNLGGVADLLDIAIETATPERVVATMPVTPDHHQPFGLLHGGVSVVLAETAASVGGSLAAPDGRAAAGLEVNANHVRPVRDGTLTATAAPLHTGRTTQVWEIKIRNADDQLVCASRCTLALVDQTDAPSAA